In one Magallana gigas chromosome 7, xbMagGiga1.1, whole genome shotgun sequence genomic region, the following are encoded:
- the LOC117684859 gene encoding uncharacterized protein: protein MDSLSSTVLEKIRHISESVFGGMCLIVGTSQQVAIRRGVVDIVDEVERRLGLEANNHYNVMLSGSTREGFRLGTSDIDNMYWLHSHRVIMDMSQSEYYNTANTTIILSDSSKSPPGFTLLRLMTPTTDRHVDFACVRMNQNRYISSELYKEIHYSSLYPDSTLHGPCSKCVIDGKEYDFVFCFVSDFWPTCARSWKERCHSWPDPEVVDDIVRNGCHVVAIGSPFGNHKNEEWRVSFSRAEYKLVSTMNHCQFLTYGLLKLFLKEVITQPLEDTDKLLCSYHIKTIVFWTIQQNTLPHWYPQNLLARFWICFKLLLKWVYEGNCPNFFVPEHNLFLSKIHGAAQYSLIRQLEELYKKGLACLLQSPSVKSYILRVLHNPRLTICVDESILVSEVDHDVTLSHEITWHGRIKRPDQQRGEAWSTKRQMAIAGDIVLYNSINYISELIHTDITLAHAALDELKVLVHYDQGLRVAEQLKDISRQILRICEQIIENL from the exons ATTGGAGAAAATCCGGCACATTTCTGAGTCAGTGTTCGGTGGCATGTGTTTAATAGTAGGGACCTCACAACAAGTGGCAATTAGAAGAGGAGTTGTAGACATTGTGGATGAGGTTGAAAGACGATTAGGACTAGAAGcaaataatcattataatgtgATGTTGAGTGGAAGTACAAGAGAAGGTTTCAGACTGGGGACCTCTGATATAGATAACATGTATTGGTTACATAGCCACCGAGTGATCATGGACATGTCTCAGTCTGAGTATTACAACACAGCCAATACAACCATTATTCTTTCTGACAGTTCTAagagtccaccaggattcacTTTACTCCGTTTGATGACACCAACAACAGACAGACACGTCGATTTCGCATGTGTCAGAATGAATCAGAATCGATATATTTCCAGTGAATTGTACAAAGAGATTCACTATTCATCTTTATATCCTGATTCCACTCTGCATGGTCCCTGTAGTAAATGCGTCATTGATGGAAAGGAATATGACTTTGTATTCTGTTTTGTTTCTGACTTTTGGCCAACTTGTGCCCGTTCATGGAAAGAAAGATGTCACTCATGGCCTGATCCAGAAGTTGTAGATGACATTGTCAGAAATGGATGTCATGTTGTAGCAATAGGGAGTCCATTTGGAAACCATAAAAATGAAGAATGGAGGGTATCATTCTCTCGAGCAGAATACAAGCTTGTTTCCACAATGAACCATTGTCAGTTTTTAACGTACGGATTATTAAAACTGTTTCTAAAAGAAGTAATAACTCAACCATTAGAAGACACCGATAAACTTTTGTGTTCGTACCACATAAAGACAATAGTTTTTTGGACgattcaacaaaacacactGCCTCATTGGTATCCACAAAATCTTCTGGCCAGATTCTGGATTTGCTTTAAGCTCCTCCTTAAATGGGTTTACGAGGGTAATTGTCCCAATTTTTTTGTTCCGGAACACAACctatttctttcaaaaattcatGGTGCAGCACAATACAGTTTGATTCGACAGTTAGAAGAATTGTACAAGAAAGGTTTGGCCTGTCTGTTACAGAGCCCGTCTGTAAAATCTTACATCCTTCGTGTACTTCACAATCCAAGGCTTACGATTTGTGTTGATGAAAGTATACTCGTGTCTGAAGTTGATCACGACGTAACACTTTCTCATGAGATAACCTGGCATGGTCGCATAAAAAGACCTGACCAACAGC GAGGAGAGGCCTGGTCTACAAAGAGGCAAATGGCCATAGCAGGTGATATCGTACTTTACAATTCTATCAATTATATTAGTGAACTAAT ACACACTGATATAACACTAGCTCATGCAGCTCTAGATGAGTTGAAGGTCCTTGTCCACTATGATCAGGGACTCCGTGTAGCTGAACAACTCAAAGACATTTCCAGGCAGATCCTAAGGATCTGTGAACAGATTATAGAAAACCTTTGA
- the LOC117684856 gene encoding uncharacterized protein, translating to MGSVSSAMFEGLEHMSESVFMVLCDIVGTSQLVALRRETMDIREMVMRRVISNDRAIEMLSGSEREGFRLIGSDTDKMHWLNDHRVIMDMSQSKYYNTANTILILSDSSESPPGFTLLQLLTPTTNRDVKSSCVRMNDRVYISSCIWRQLTCSLYLPNSTVHGPCGNAVKAGVEYDSAWCFVCDFWPLSASSWIDRCHSWPDPEVVEDIVRNGCHFVAIGHPLGPHENEEWRFSFSQAEYKCVYAMNHSQFLTYGLLKHFLKEVINQQSEETNKLLCSYHMKTTIFWAIQQNTLPHWCPQNLLAGFWVCFKLLLKWVYKGICPNFFVPQNNLFLTKVHGSAQNRLFLQLHELYKKGLACLLQSSSIRSYIIDVLYNPRAFVCTDESLIMSEVDYDTEIFLEINVTCNIVIRDLQSFVKCLCTVEQLLVDSTQLTQYQLFYLQTLTATNLQFTAFILHSMFTYTGVNKQMYIADKMSCHMLKLAAKFGCISDLFCIAMYYYKTFRYREALSFIEMTKVKLAQPYLMYRRRVDRERYTEAVGGQSLSTKIREAGTLDIILMNRVCYISELILEQQSASSDVMLIPVFVMLHFLEFLCYRQIDTTLSQAALDELQVLVHYDRGRYVDVHHRDISWEILGICQQITGNLQAALYSYQQSLTQYPWNKIQAATQSRIQDITGTAPHE from the exons ATGGGTTCCGTCTCCTCGGCCAT GTTTGAGGGATTGGAACACATGTCAGAGTCAGTGTTTATGGTACTGTGTGATATAGTGGGAACATCACAACTTGTGGCCCTCAGGAGGGAGACAATGGACATCAGGGAGATGGTGATGAGACGAGTGATATCTAATGATAGGGCCATTGAGATGTTGAGTGGAAGTGAGAGAGAAGGATTCAGACTTATAGGATCAGATACGGACAAAATGCACTGGCTAAATGACCACCGAGTGATCATGGACATGTCTCAGTCTAAGTATTACAACACAGCCAATACAATCTTGATTCTCTCTGACAGTTCTGAGAGTCCACCGGGATTCACTCTACTTCAGTTACTGACACCAACAACAAACAGAGATGTCAAATCCTCATGTGTCAGAATGAATGACAGAGTCTATATATCTAGTTGTATATGGAGACAGTTAACTTGCTCATTATATTTACCTAATTCTACTGTACACGGACCCTGTGGTAATGCTGTTAAAGCAGGAGTAGAATATGACTCTGCCTGGTGTTTTGTTTGTGACTTTTGGCCTCTGTCTGCCTCCTCGTGGATAGACAGATGCCACTCATGGCCTGATCCTGAAGTTGTTGAAGACATTGTCAGAAATGGTTGTCACTTTGTAGCTATAGGACACCCATTAGGACCCCATGAAAATGAGGAATGGCGATTTTCGTTTTCTCAGGCAGAGTATAAATGTGTGTATGCAATGAACCACAGTCAATTTTTGACTTATGGattgttaaaacattttctaaaagAAGTTATAAATCAACAATCAGAAGAAACCAATAAACTGCTGTGTTCCTATCACATGAAGACAACAATTTTCTGGGCgattcaacaaaacacactacCTCACTGGTGTCCACAAAACCTCTTGGCAGGTTTTTGGGTTTGCTTTAAACTCCTCCTTAAATGGGTGTACAAGGGGATTTGTCCAAACTTTTTTGTCCCACAAAACAACCTATTTCTGACAAAGGTCCATGGCTCTGCACAAAACAGATTGTTCCTGCAGTTACATGAATTGTACAAGAAAGGTCTGGCCTGTCTGTTACAGAGTTCCTCTATCAGGTCCTACATCATTGATGTCCTGTACAATCCTAGAGCTTTTGTTTGTACAGATGAGAGTTTAATTATGTCTGAAGTTGACTATGATACAGAGATTTTTTTGGAGATAAATGTTACTTGTAATATAGTCATAAGAGATCTTCAGAGTTTTGTGAAATGTCTATGTACAGTAGAACAGTTGTTGGTAGATTCAACGCAGTTGACACAGTATCAACTGTTTTATTTACAGACACTTACAGCCACCAACCTTCAGTTCACTGCTTTCATATTACACAGCATGTTCACTTACACAGGTGTCAACAAACAAATGTATATTGCAGACAAAATGTCCTGTCACATGCTGAAATTAGCAGCCAAGTTTGGGTGTATATCTGACCTTTTTTGcattgccatgtattattataAGACATTCAGATACAGGGAAGCTTTATCTTTTATAGAGATGACAAAGGTCAAGTTAGCACAGCCATATCTGATGTATAGGAGACGTGTAGACAGAGAGAGGTATACTGAGGCTGTAGGGGGACAGTCCTTGTCTACAAAGATCAGAGAGGCAGGAACACTGGATATCATACTTATGAACAGAGTCTGTTATATCAGTGAACTAATACTAGAACAACAGTCTGCTAGTTCAGATGTAATGTTAATCCCAGTGTTTGTAATGTTACACTTCCTAGAGTTCTTGTGTTACAGACAAATTGATACAACATTATCACAAGCAGCTCTAGATGAGCTACAGGTCTTAGTCCACTATGATCGTGGACGGTATGTAGATGTACATCACAGAGACATCTCCTGGGAGATCCTTgggatctgtcaacagatcacAGGGAACCTCCAGGCTGCTCTATACTCATACCAACAGTCGCTCACACAGTATCCATGGAACAAAATTCAAGCTGCTACACAGAGTAGGATACAAGATATAACAGGAACAGCCCCACATGAGTAA